DNA sequence from the Syntrophorhabdaceae bacterium genome:
GAACTCTTAAAGCGCGTGAAGGAAGGCGGCACACTTCCGCTCATTACGAGCTGCAGCCCGGGCTGGATCAAATTCATCGAGCATTTCTATCCCGAACTTCTCCCCAATCTTTCGACCTGCAAGTCGCCACACCAGATGCTCGGCGCGCTCACCAAGACATACTACGCCAAAAAGACCGGCGTTGACCCCAAAGATATGGTCGTGGTGTCGGTCATGCCCTGCACGGCCAAGAAATTTGAGTGCCAGCGCCCGGAGATGAGGTCGAGCGGATATCAGGATGTGGATTACGTGCTCACCACACGAGAACTTGCCAAGATGATCAAACAGGCTGGCATTGATTTTCAAAACCTGCCTGAGGGCAACTATGACGACCCCATGGGCGAATATACCGGTGCGGCCACCATATTCGGGGCCACGGGCGGCGTGATGGAGGCGGCGCTCCGCACGGCCTATGAACTGGTAACGGGAAAGACCCTGGAAAACGTTGAGTTCACCGCGGTGAGGGGCCTTGAAGGCATAAAAGAAGCGGCTATCCCTGTGGAGGGCATAGGGGAGGTGCGTGTCGCCGTGTCACACGGCCTGGGTAACGCCCGGAAGCTTCTCGACAGGGTGAAACAGTGCAAAGTCCAGTACCACTTCATTGAAATTATGGCCTGCCCGGGCGGGTGCGTGGGCGGAGGCGGCCAGCCGATCCCCGTAAGTAACGATGTGAGAACCCGAAGGGCGCAGGCGCTCTATGCGGAGGACTGCGCACTCACGTTGAGGAAGTCCCACGAAAGCCCCTCGATCAAGAAGATTTACGAAGAGTTCCTCGGTGCACCGCTCGGTGAGAAGTCGCACCACCTGCTCCACACAAAATACACGCCCCGCAGCAAGTTCTGATAATATCGTCCCCATGGGTCAGGTTGCTCCGATCCGTGGGGACGCCTCCCTTAAAAGAATCTCGCGCTCAGCGCGCGAACCTTTGTTTACTTCACCCCTGGTTGTCTTTTTGAAGTATGGTGTACCGAGAGCGGTCGATCGACTGTAGCGGCCCAATTTGCGGCTTTGAACCGGGCAGTCAGTTGCTCATTATGCTTGACACCCATCGTCCAAAATTCTTATTATTGGTGAAATTACGGATGCCTGCCATCAATTCCTGATGGCAAGGACCCGATCGTGCGCGCACTTAAGGATCATTCAATGGAAGCATTTACTCACACCGTTGAGACCTGGCATGATTTTTACGTAATGATGGGAACGACGTCCGCCACGCTCATGGGGCTGCTCTTCGTCAGCCTGTCGATAAATGTGGACACCATTACACGCAAAGAAAATGACGATTTACGAGTGCTGGCCACTCAAACGTTTGCGAGTTTTCTTACTGTTCTCCTATTTGCTGTACTATTCCTGATTCCCCGTCAAACTCCTCGAGGTCTCGCACTGCCCCTGTTCGGAATCGGCGGCTTCGGACTCTTTATCACCATCCGCCGGTTCTTTCGAGCGCGCCAAAGCCAGCAAAGAAGGTGGGGCAGGAAATACCTTACATCCCGATTCAGATTGCCGATTGTCTGCTATGCCTCATCGCTTCCTATCGCTGTTTTGATTTTAATGAGCAGCACGAGCGCCTTGTATTGGCTTGTACCCGTCATGATCCTCCTGATCATGGATGCCAGTCTTAATGCGTGGCACCTGCTCCTTCGGCTTCGGGACCCGGGCGGCGAGGGAAGAGGCAAGGGATAATGGCGATAACGTGAGTTGTGGCGTGGAGAATCGCGCCTCAAGGCCGGCACGGGAGCATCAACCTCACTGGCCGATATAGCGAGAACGTTCATGTGCAGCGTTAAGGTGAGCCCCGTAGTATCAAGGATTGCTTGATGAGCAAAGACAAAGGCCCAATGACCGCTGCGATACGGGTACTTAAGGATGCCGGGGTTTCCTTCTCAGAACACCCCTACCAGTACGTAGATCGAGGGGGGACCGCAGAAGGGTCACGGCAGCTTGGCCTTGACGAACACTCTTTAGTAAAAACGCTCATCATGGAGGACGAGACCAAGAGGCCATTCATCGTGCTGATGCACGGAGACAAAGAAGTCTCCACAAAAGCTCTGGCGAGAATTATGGACGTGAAAAGAGCGGCAGCCTGCACGCCCGGGATTGCACAGAAACATTCGGGTTA
Encoded proteins:
- a CDS encoding NADH-dependent [FeFe] hydrogenase, group A6: MISLTIDGRKVEVAEGATILDAAREAKVHIPTLCYLPEVQAIGACRVCLVEIEGNRTLQAACVSPAAKDLVVYTNTEKVRKARRFSVEMLLSNHPFECLTCARNLNCELQSLASELGIREVRFEGEKSGGRIDESSPSIRRDQNKCILCRRCVTVCQEIQSVTALYLQGRGFDTRVEPAFDRDINDVACTNCGQCSLVCPVGAITEKEYINQVWDAINDPTKFVVIQDAPAVRAALGEEFGYPPGTLVTGKMLAAARKLGFDRIFDTNFAADLTILEEGSELLKRVKEGGTLPLITSCSPGWIKFIEHFYPELLPNLSTCKSPHQMLGALTKTYYAKKTGVDPKDMVVVSVMPCTAKKFECQRPEMRSSGYQDVDYVLTTRELAKMIKQAGIDFQNLPEGNYDDPMGEYTGAATIFGATGGVMEAALRTAYELVTGKTLENVEFTAVRGLEGIKEAAIPVEGIGEVRVAVSHGLGNARKLLDRVKQCKVQYHFIEIMACPGGCVGGGGQPIPVSNDVRTRRAQALYAEDCALTLRKSHESPSIKKIYEEFLGAPLGEKSHHLLHTKYTPRSKF
- a CDS encoding aminoacyl-tRNA deacylase — protein: MSKDKGPMTAAIRVLKDAGVSFSEHPYQYVDRGGTAEGSRQLGLDEHSLVKTLIMEDETKRPFIVLMHGDKEVSTKALARIMDVKRAAACTPGIAQKHSGYMVGGTSPFGTRKLMPVYMEETILNLPTIYINGGKRGYLVGIEPRELMRVLNPILVNVAI